The Halogranum gelatinilyticum genome contains a region encoding:
- a CDS encoding YybH family protein produces the protein MSTKRVAAEDDVRAASDQFYSALEAMANGDASSMADIWSHEDDVTTMHPIGGREEGWEAVSGSFAGVASASTDGTVTRSDQAIRVIGNSAYELCTESVSWTFAGEPMALEGRTTNVYRKKGGRWKIVHHHADLHAEFAEKVANMGA, from the coding sequence ATGTCTACAAAACGCGTGGCAGCCGAAGATGACGTCAGAGCGGCATCCGACCAGTTCTATAGTGCACTGGAAGCGATGGCGAACGGCGATGCCAGTTCCATGGCGGACATCTGGTCGCACGAGGATGACGTGACGACCATGCACCCCATCGGTGGGCGAGAGGAGGGCTGGGAGGCCGTCTCCGGGTCCTTTGCGGGAGTCGCATCGGCGAGTACGGACGGCACGGTCACCCGGTCGGACCAGGCCATCCGCGTTATCGGCAACAGTGCGTACGAACTCTGCACCGAGTCAGTATCGTGGACGTTTGCGGGTGAACCGATGGCTCTGGAGGGTCGGACGACCAACGTCTACCGGAAGAAAGGCGGCAGGTGGAAGATCGTCCATCACCACGCCGACCTCCACGCCGAGTTCGCCGAGAAAGTGGCGAACATGGGTGCCTGA
- a CDS encoding CPBP family intramembrane glutamic endopeptidase, which produces MSAKLRNKNGQLWLPLRLLWNDNERRPRAPIRLVVGIVLVLTLANTGRTIQPSVLGGDGPITETVNTLIGGVPQAAGIILGVILVSLVLDRRILTDLGLNFRSGVWLSFTGGLALGIGITSLSIAVGAVVGFYEIGGIQMTGGPAVWILLVLGTAISQLVIVVAEEFLVRGYIITNVLEGLDGFPSIPRSVAAGVAVVIASLFFYLTHSTRGEVFGLMAGGLAVLLGVAYVLSGDLAVPIGIHFGVNFAGMIGGSAPQQATLVQVMSPTTVAEALVLPAEAVVIRIFGAAIGIGLLLWWYHSVNGQIRIVPEVACPRLRWKRNSEESPNSSESDPM; this is translated from the coding sequence ATGTCAGCGAAACTCCGGAACAAGAACGGGCAATTATGGCTGCCGCTCCGACTGCTGTGGAACGACAACGAACGCCGGCCCAGAGCCCCCATACGTCTTGTCGTGGGAATCGTACTGGTGCTCACCCTTGCCAATACTGGCAGGACCATCCAACCCTCGGTTCTCGGAGGAGACGGCCCTATCACCGAGACCGTGAACACGTTGATTGGTGGAGTCCCCCAAGCAGCGGGGATTATCCTCGGTGTGATACTCGTCTCGCTGGTCCTTGACCGACGAATACTCACCGATTTGGGCCTCAACTTCAGATCTGGCGTGTGGCTCTCGTTCACGGGGGGACTTGCGCTCGGGATCGGAATCACCAGTCTTAGCATCGCTGTCGGAGCAGTTGTCGGATTCTACGAAATAGGTGGCATCCAGATGACCGGGGGGCCTGCTGTTTGGATACTCCTCGTACTTGGTACTGCGATCTCACAACTCGTCATCGTCGTCGCAGAAGAATTCCTCGTCCGAGGATACATCATCACGAACGTCCTCGAAGGACTGGATGGATTTCCATCCATACCACGAAGCGTGGCCGCCGGCGTCGCTGTGGTGATTGCTTCACTATTCTTTTATCTTACTCACTCTACCCGGGGAGAAGTGTTCGGCCTTATGGCTGGTGGGCTGGCTGTTCTCCTCGGTGTTGCATACGTCCTCAGCGGTGATCTCGCTGTTCCAATCGGCATTCACTTTGGTGTGAACTTCGCCGGAATGATCGGTGGATCAGCCCCGCAACAGGCGACGCTCGTCCAAGTGATGTCACCAACAACGGTTGCGGAAGCGCTTGTCCTTCCGGCTGAGGCAGTTGTCATTCGGATTTTCGGGGCAGCTATCGGTATCGGTTTGCTACTCTGGTGGTACCATTCGGTGAACGGCCAGATCCGAATCGTTCCGGAAGTCGCTTGCCCGAGGCTTCGCTGGAAGCGTAACAGTGAGGAATCACCAAATAGCTCTGAAAGTGATCCGATGTAA
- a CDS encoding YdeI/OmpD-associated family protein, with translation MNPIFFDARNEFRTWLEANHDTAEELWVGYYKVDAERDGIDYGESVEEALCFGWVDGLIRGIDDETYTRRFTPRRPDSKWSKANKERVEAMIAVGKMTPAGMKLVEAAKESGEWAAAYRLADDHELPAELEAALRENETAWENFQNFSNTDQHAFIAAVEEAKTDETKQKRVERAVSLAARDLRAYDENNKRRL, from the coding sequence ATGAATCCGATATTCTTCGACGCTCGCAACGAGTTCCGCACCTGGTTGGAAGCGAACCACGACACGGCCGAGGAGCTATGGGTCGGTTACTACAAGGTCGACGCCGAGCGAGACGGTATCGACTACGGCGAGTCCGTCGAGGAAGCGCTCTGCTTCGGGTGGGTCGACGGCCTGATCAGGGGCATCGACGACGAGACGTACACGCGTCGCTTCACGCCCAGAAGACCCGACAGCAAGTGGTCCAAGGCGAACAAAGAGCGGGTCGAAGCGATGATCGCGGTGGGGAAGATGACCCCGGCTGGAATGAAACTCGTCGAAGCGGCGAAGGAGTCGGGCGAGTGGGCGGCTGCCTATCGACTCGCCGACGACCACGAACTCCCGGCCGAACTCGAGGCGGCACTACGTGAGAACGAGACTGCCTGGGAGAACTTCCAGAACTTCTCGAACACTGACCAGCACGCGTTCATCGCGGCTGTCGAGGAGGCAAAGACGGACGAGACGAAGCAAAAGCGCGTCGAGCGAGCGGTTTCCCTTGCGGCGCGAGACCTTCGAGCGTACGACGAGAACAACAAGCGGCGGCTATAG